The following are from one region of the Malassezia vespertilionis chromosome 4, complete sequence genome:
- a CDS encoding uncharacterized protein (COG:U; EggNog:ENOG503NZ4W; TransMembrane:2 (i401-419o425-446i)) codes for MAQHRMGEGWSSKNKIPTVQQYEAEVEAREHENDPNQKQSWLNWLSGSSENKDGQDVPDNQVPTETGVNEQQFRNLRRGPNDGGGEDATVVVSPDDSTHLTNAPHDHNHGTGPSYMTSNPSKQQSPTYLSNQQSHGMHDLAYLRPIQSRANMADGAAQMGQRQSSRPSNAVGHHASSGTELPSFNSSESSSLRFGAADSQNRQPHGNVKKVVEPGSSAVADYGAHLGGKADGSNASESSPSRSDSKNSSLLRKRLLRRNASDKQSNAPSNDSNRPTDPGSIVSDAGGGEEEKKRIKEAAEESRRGPTNKFTAKGERIVKDPVTEREVVISDSEKIGDVDLRKVDSRYPNGLSEAPLPADAELSDKYTSPKKVPTSSVLLQPFPAPVETDAMKKLGESFEKVSIVFGIVFFCVWAISAFGRGYIAFFIRTAVIGATCVGGYMAIGIAQRNIHKEFHSLRAGMHAQRGRKWSPPMPESVEWLNGMIAVIWKQIDPDAFVGMLDMVEDIMQASLPGFIQAVKISDFGLGANPFRLIAMRALADIMTDPEYPRKTWIEHKNEEENNDTEGQDNGIVGDVQHDERADRAGDFLNMEVSFCYAALPGEDTTERAKNIHLLIEFFLGAFDWIEIPLPIWVQIEQVIGTVRLRAQITSEPPFLRNVTFSLMGVPQVSISAIPMVRVLPNVLDLPLISNFVQSSIAAACNMYVAPKSMTMNMSQILNSDGVKKDTEALGVLRVDIRYAYDLSSQDANGKSDPYCVLSFAKFGRPLYASRIIFEDLNPVWEETAFLLVSQNDLRSDESLSMQLWDSDKHTADDIVGRVNVPLRSLVRKPNEMTDYLSKLMGFEDADSMPGNVKWSAGFFEKVKLNKDLVQHPNVEEMSEAERETLRKPSAADAEQEALALDTPPDPQWRSGILSVIIKHIEGLDRREVEKGVSGSDREGSHGQDVGVSSTHLPSGYCELSVNDNMIFRTRVKQYSNMPYYNAGTEVFVRDWTTSDLRVIVRDSRVREHDPIMGIVDLRLKDLFSKASQIEQAFSIQDGVGYGKVFCSFVFKAVSLKLPLELRGYNTVSVDIMSSVKTEGLDAEWSKKLKSERLYITAGFFSKRVWGLRKHKDVDDQGPLFSIPVYDRYSTLVAFEFGRSPIPGIRRPDAVAILPLRDLDDNQMTEVVLPVFTSKNNYMLSRNYINDQTVKTHDVKEVGSITVMVRVNSGFSDCHRQMLDGQRDKHEFEVYERLVGLPQRAEQNSHANDDGVITRHEKKDINRAQTQELHMRHRGAMGYTPVRVAVWAKDGFKDHMSQLRNTILGKESRDQYVHTEI; via the coding sequence ATGGCGCAACATCGAATGGGCGAAGGATGGTCTTCGAAAAACAAAATCCCTACCGTTCAACAGTATGAAGCCGAAGTGGAAGCGCGTGAACATGAAAATGATCCAAACCAGAAGCAGAGCTGGCTTAACTGGTTGAGTGGGTCGTCCGAGAACAAAGATGGACAGGATGTGCCCGACAACCAAGTCCCCACCGAGACGGGGGTAAACGAGCAGCAGTTTAGAAATCTTCGCCGTGGACCCAACGATGGCGGCGGTGAGGATGCAACGGTTGTGGTATCACCCGATGACTCAACCCATCTGACCAATGCTCCCCACGACCACAACCATGGCACCGGCCCGTCGTATATGACATCTAATCCAAGTAAGCAGCAGAGTCCCACGTACTTGAGCAACCAACAGAGTCATGGAATGCATGACTTGGCGTATTTGAGGCCCATTCAATCGCGAGCAAACATGGCTGATGGTGCGGCCCAAATGGGCCAGCGGCAGTCAAGCCGGCCGTCCAACGCGGTGGGCCACCACGCTTCTTCTGGCACGGAGCTGCCGTCATTTAATTCCAGCGAGTCTTCTTCTTTGCGCTTTGGCGCAGCCGACAGCCAAAACAGACAGCCCCACGGAAACGTGAAAAAGGTTGTCGAGCCCGGTTCAAGCGCGGTTGCGGACTACGGTGCGCACCTGGGCGGCAAGGCGGATGGCTCAAATGCATCTGAAAGCAGTCCATCGCGCTCAGACTCAAAGAACTCGAGCTTGCTCCGGAAGCGCTTGCTTCGTCGTAATGCATCGGATAAACAGAGTAATGCGCCCAGCAACGATTCGAACCGCCCCACCGATCCCGGCTCGATCGTTTCCGATGCCGGCGGCGGTGAGGAAGAGAAGAAGCGCATCAAGGAGGCTGCAGAAGAGAGCCGCCGTGGACCGACGAACAAGTTTACTGCCAAAGGTGAGCGCATTGTCAAGGACCCCGTGACCGAGCGGGAAGTGGTAATCAGTGACAGTGAGAAGATCGGGGACGTCGATCTTCGTAAAGTTGACTCACGCTATCCTAATGGTCTGTCcgaggcgccgctgcctGCCGATGCAGAGCTTAGTGACAAATACACGTCGCCCAAAAAAGTCCCTACCTCCTCGGTTCTCCTGCAACCGTTCCCCGCGCCTGTCGAAACAGACGCGATGAAGAAGCTCGGCGAGTCATTTGAGAAGGTCTCTATCGTATTTGGCATCGTTTTCTTTTGTGTCTGGGCCATCTCTGCATTCGGACGTGGTTACATCGCCTTTTTCATTCGTACGGCTGTCATTGGCGCGACCTGTGTCGGTGGCTACATGGCCATTGGCATTGCTCAGCGCAACATCCACAAAGAGTTTCACTCTTTACGCGCTGGTATGCACGCTCAGCGAGGTCGGAAATGGAGTCCGCCCATGCCGGAAAGTGTCGAGTGGCTCAACGGTATGATTGCAGTGATTTGGAAACAGATCGATCCCGATGCGTTTGTAGGCATGCTCGATATGGTCGAGGACATTATGCAGGCTTCGCTACCTGGCTTTATCCAAGCGGTCAAGATCAGCGACTTTGGCCTCGGTGCCAATCCGTTCCGCTTGattgcaatgcgcgcattggcTGATATCATGACTGATCCAGAGTACCCAAGGAAGACATGGATTGAGCACAAAAATGAGGAAGAAAACAATGACACCGAAGGACAAGACAACGGCATTGTAGGCGATGTCCAGCACGATGAGCGCGCCGATAGGGCAGGCGACTTTTTGAACATGGAAGTCAGCTTCTGCTATGCCGCTTTGCCGGGCGAGGATACGACGGAGCGTGCGAAAAATATCCATTTGCTCATCGAGTTCTTCCTTGGTGCGTTTGACTGGATTGAAATTCCGCTTCCGATTTGGGTCCAAATTGAGCAGGTGATTGGCACGGttcgtttgcgcgcacagATCACCTCGGAGCCGCCGTTTTTGCGCAATGTGACTTTCTCGCTCATGGGTGTGCCGCAAGTATCGATTAGTGCGATTCCTATGGTGCGTGTACTTCCAAATGTGCTCGACTTGCCGCTTATTTCAAATTTCGTCCAGTCGTCtattgctgctgcttgcaaCATGTATGTCGCGCCGAAGAGCATGACGATGAACATGTCGCAAATTCTCAACAGCGACGGCGTCAAGAAAGACACGGAAGCGCTGGGTGTTTTGCGCGTCGACATTCGCTACGCCTATGACCTATCTTCGCAGGATGCCAATGGCAAGTCGGACCCCTACTGTGTGCTGAGTTTCGCCAAATTTGGTCGTCCCTTGTACGCTTCTCGCATTATCTTCGAGGACCTCAATCCTGTCTGGGAAGAGACTGCCTTTTTGCTAGTTTCGCAAAACGACTTGCGCTCCGATGAAAGTCTGTCTATGCAGCTTTGGGATTCTGATAAGCACACTGCAGATGATATTGTTGGCCGTGTTAATGTTCCGCTCCGCTCTCTGGTCCGCAAGCCAAACGAAATGACGGACTATTTGTCGAAGCTGATGGGCTTTGAAGATGCAGACTCGATGCCAGGTAACGTCAAGTGGAGCGCTGGGTTCTTTGAAAAGGTCAAGCTGAACAAGGACCTTGTTCAGCACCCCAATGTGGAGGAAATGTccgaggccgagcgcgagacgcTTCGCAAGCCGTCGGCTGCTGACGCTGAgcaagaggcgctggcACTGGATACGCCGCCTGATCCCCAGTGGCGCAGTGGTATCCTGAGCGTTATTATCAAGCACATCGAAGGCCTCGATCGCCGCGAAGTGGAAAAGGGTGTGTCGGGCAGTGATCGCGAAGGCTCGCATGGTCAAGACGTTGGTGTGAGCTCGACGCATCTTCCTTCTGGCTACTGTGAGCTGAGCGTGAACGACAACATGATTTTCAGGACGCGCGTCAAGCAGTACTCCAACATGCCCTACTATAATGCAGGCACGGAAGTGTTCGTGCGCGATTGGACAACATCGGATCTCCGCGTTATTGTGCGTGACTCTCGTGTGCGTGAACACGACCCGATCATGGGCATTGTCGACCTTCGCCTGAAGGATCTCTTCTCCAAGGCGTCGCAAATCGAGCAAGCGTTTAGTATCCAGGATGGTGTCGGCTACGGAAAAGTGTTTTGCAGTTTCGTCTTCAAGGCCGTCTCTTTGAAACTCCCGCTCGAACTCCGTGGATACAATACAGTCAGCGTCGATATCATGTCGAGTGTCAAGACCGAGGGTCTGGATGCGGAATGGTCCAAGAAACTCAAGAGCGAGCGCTTGTACATCACTGCAGGCTTCTTTTCCAAGCGCGTTTGGGGCCTACGCAAACACAAGGATGTGGATGACCAAGGCCCTCTCTTCTCCATTCCTGTCTACGACCGTTACTCGACCCTCGTGGCGTTCGAGTTTGGTCGAAGCCCTATCCCGGGAATACGTCGTCCCGACGCCGTGGCCATCTTGCCGCTTCGCGACCTGGACGACAACCAAATGACAGAGGTGGTGCTGCCGGTGTTCACAAGCAAGAACAACTATATGCTCTCGCGCAACTACATCAACGACCAGACGGTCAAGACACACGATGTGAAAGAGGTCGGTTCCATCACGGTCATGGTCCGTGTCAATTCCGGTTTCTCCGACTGCCACCGGCAAATGCTGGATGgccagcgcgacaagcacgAATTTGAAGTGTATGAGCGCCTTGTTGGCCTcccgcagcgtgccgagcaaaACTCGCACGCGAACGATGACGGTGTCATTACGCGCCATGAGAAGAAAGACATTAACCGCGCACAAACACAAGAACTGCATATGCGCCACCGCGGTGCCATGGGCTATACACCTGTCCGTGTCGCCGTTTGGGCCAAGGATGGATTTAAGGACCACATGTCGCAACTGCGCAACACGATTCTAGGAAAGGAATCGCGCGACCAATACGTCCACACTGAAATTTGA
- a CDS encoding uncharacterized protein (TransMembrane:10 (i89-108o114-136i221-239o251-272i335-357o377-398i433-450o456-480i492-512o518-535i); COG:E; EggNog:ENOG503NX7G), giving the protein MRHDELDEVIVMQGVKGADHAAAELAVRPFQSVHMPSVLPAPSARERLSEESNDFGFDSAMLALHPTRDGDESADQNISAHQVRKRAKISFLDGMALTIGLQIGSGIFSSPGIVTVHAGSIGMSVLVWIISGCLTLTGANSFAELASTIPLNGGAQAYLQYSFGPLISFLYSWTAIVALKPSSGAIIATILGEYTTRVTVHLVNGASGGFQKYHVGELPHTIIKAIATCAVLVIIFLQSCHARAGTQVQNAVTLVKIVLLVSIPVMAVVAMARGQIPPESRAAFSSFSNLFNGSTRMPTQYALALYSALWAYDGWDQVSFVAGEMQNPKRDAPKAIRYSVLLVTLLFVSVILSYFVVLPQSVVASSNSVALDFGSSIFGFTGGVFFGALVAFSCFGALNGHIFTYSRLVYAAGQESFLPACIGDLHKRLRTPLNANLISAALIVSFVVFGSGFASLVNFCGICAWFWYGAAVLGLLYLRIKDPGLHRPYQTWTIVPIVFVAIAIFLLVMPIFAAPLEALAAFGFLGMGVPMYYITQHSEAVLRTQQMGSGHGFERVPTEAHDTEPASFDGQL; this is encoded by the exons ATGCGCCATGATGAGTTGGACGAAGTGATTGTAATGCAGGGAGTAAAAGGGGCAGAtcacgcagcagcagaaCTGGCAGTAAGACCGTTTCAATCCGTGCATATGCCAAGTGTCTTGCCCGCACCTTCTGCACGCGAGCGGCTGAGTGAAGAAAGTAATGATTTTGGGTTCGACAGCGCGATGCTCGCATTGCACCCTACACGGGATGGAGATGAGAGTGCGGACCAGAACATATCTGCACATCAAGTAAGAAAACGAGCAAAAATCAGTTTTTTGGACG GGATGGCGCTCACGATTGGGTTGCAGATCGGCAGCGGTATTTTTTCTTCGCCGGGCATTGTAACTGTGCATGCAGGCTCTATTGGGATGAGTGTGCTTGTTTGGATTATCAGTGGATGTTTGACGCTTACAGGAGCCAA CTCATTTGCCGAACTTGCGTCGACGATTCCGTTAaatggcggcgcacaagcttATCTACAA TACTCTTTTGGACCGCTAATCTCGTTTCTATATTCCTGGACAGCAATTGTGGCGCTAAAACCAAGCTCTGGCGCCATCATCGCCACCATATTGGGCGAGTATACAACGCGGGTGACTGTACATCTCGTGAATGGCGCAAGCGGTGGATTCCAGAAGTATCatgtcggcgagctgcCGCACACAATCATTAAGGCCATTGCAACGTGCGCAGTTCTTGTCATAATCTTCTTGCAATCTTGTCACGCTCGTGCAGGGACGCAAGTGCAGAATGCAGTTACGCTCGTGAAAATCGTGCTCCTTGTTAGCATCCCAGTCATGGCGGTAGTCGCAATGGCCCGAGGACAGATCCCACCAGAGTCACGCGCCGCGTTCTCTTCTTTTTCAAATCTTTTCAATGGGTCTACGCGTATGCCTACACAGTATGCATTAGCACTGTACAGCGCTCTATGGGCGTACGATGGCTGGGACCAAGTCTCGTTTGTTGCTGGGGAAATGCAAAACCCAAAACGCGATGCGCCCAAAGCAATTCGATACAGTGTATTGCTTGTGACGTTGTTGTTTGTCAGCGTTATTCTTTCCTATTTTGTCGTACTTCCCCAGTCTGTTGTGGCGAGCTCGAATTCGGTTGCGCTTGACTTTGGATCGAGTATTTTTGGATTTACTGGTGGGGTGTTTTTTGGCGCACTTGTCGCTTTTTCGTGCTTCGGCGCCCTCAACGGGCATATCTTCACGTATTCGCGGCTTGTATATGCCGCGGGGCAAGAATCCTTTCTGCCTGCGTGCATCGGCGACTTGCACAAACGACTCCGCACGCCTTTAAACGCGAATCTTATCTCTGCCGCACTTATCGTCTCCTTTGTGGTGTTTGGCTCGGGCTTTGCTAGCTTGGTCAACTTTTGCGGAATTTGTGCATGGTTTTGGTACGGAGCGGCTGTGCTGGGATTGCTTTATCTGCGTATCAAAGACCCAGGGCTACATCGGCCGTACCAGACATGGACGATTGTGCCGATCGTATTTGTCGCCATAGCCATTTTCCTGCTCGTCATGCCCAttttcgcggcgccgctcgaaGCACTGGCCGCTTTTGGGTTTCTTGGGATGGGCGTACCTATGTACTATATCACGCAGCACAGCGaggctgtgctgcgcacacaACAAATGGGCAGCGGGCATGGCTTTGAGCGCGTGCCTACAGAGGCACACGACACGGAGCCGGCTTCCTTCGATGGTCAACTATAA